DNA sequence from the Pseudomonas tritici genome:
TCTTCGTGCAGCTTCAAACCGATGGCGCCGGCCTTGACCTGTTCGATCAACGGCTCCGGCAGGCTGGCGTTGCCCTTGCCGGTAAAACCGATGTTCATCGGGAACGAATCGCTGGCCTGGAGCATGCGCGCCAAGTGCCAGGGGCCGGAGGTGCAGGTGGTGGCGTTTGTGCCCGTGGCCGGCCCCGTGCCGCCGCCGATCATGGTGGTGACGCCGCTGGTCAGCGCTTCTTCGATCTGCTGCGGGCAGATGAAATGCACGTGGCTGTCGATGCCGCCGGCGGTGAGGATCATGCCCTCACCGGCGATCACTTCGGTACTGGCGCCGATGGCCATGGTCACGCCGGGCTGGATGTCCGGGTTGCCGGCTTTGCCGATGGCGTGGATGCGCCCGTTCTTCAGGCCGACATCGGCCTTGACGATGCCCCAGTGGTCGATGATCAGCGCGTTGGTGATCAGCGTGTCGACGACTTCATGGGCGAGTAATTGGCTTTGACCCTGACCGTCGCGGATGACCTTGCCGCCGCCGAATTTGACTTCTTCGCCGTAGACGGTGAAGTCCTGTTCGACTTCGAGGAACAGGTCAGTGTCGGCCAGGCGGACTTTGTCACCGACGGTGGGGCCGTACATGTCGGCGTAGGCTTGTCTGGAGATCTTCATGTGTCTGCCCTGAAATATTTGTGTTGAATGTGAAATAGCTATCGCAGGCAAGCCAGCTCCCACATGGGACTGTGTTCACACATTTGGATTTGTGAATACAGTCCCATGTGGGAGCTGGCTTGCCTGCGATGAGGCCCTAGAGATCACCCATAATGCGTCCGGCAAAACCGAACACCCGCCGCCCACCGCTCAAATCCACCAACTCGACCTCACGACTCTGCCCCGGCTCAAACCGCACCGCTGTCCCCGCCGGAATATTCAAACGCATGCCACGGCTCGCCGCACGGTCAAACGTCAGCGCGTCATTCGTCTCGAAAAAATGATAATGCGAGCCCACCTGGATCGGCCGATCGCCGCTGTTGGCTACGCCAAGGGTGACGGTACGGCGGCCGACGTTGAGTTCGATCTCGCCAGGCTGGATCTGATATTCGCCAGGAATCATGCAGGTTGCCCCAGGGTCTTGAAGTAGATAGCGGTCGGGCTGTAGCGCCCGTCCGGGCTTTGGCAGTAGTCGGGCAGTTCGCCGACCTTGATGTAGCGCAGCGACTGGTAGAAGGCTTCGGCGCCGGAGCCAGCCTCGGTGTCCAGGTACAGCAGGCCGCGCTTGTGCTGGCGCGCGGCGAGTTCCAGGGCGTTCATCAATTGCTGGCCCAGGCCATGGCGCCGTGCGCGGCTGTGCACCAGCAGTTTTTGCACCTCGGCGCGGTTCAGGCCGTTGGCCTTCTGGCACAGCGCCAACTGCACGCTGGCGATCACCTCTTCGTCGCGCACCACCACCCACAGCAGCAGGCTGGCGTCTTCAATACTCGCCTGCACGCCGTTCAGATAAGCACGCGCTTGAGCCTCATCGAAATCGGCCATGAAACCCACTGAAGCGCCATGCTTGACCGCGTCCAGCAACAGCTCGATCAAGCCCAGGCGGTAGTGGGCAAAACTTTCAGCATGGACTCGACGCAGTTGAGCAGCGTTCATCGGTGTCACTCCTGGGGCGGTTCTGCGCCCGGATTCAAGGCAAGCTGCATAAAGGTGAGGTCGAGCCAGCGGCCAAACTTGATCCCCACTCGCGGCATCTGCCCGGTGGTGATGAACCCCAGGCGTTCATGCAGGCGGATAGAGGCCTGGTTGCCACTTTCGATGGCGGCGACCATCACGTGTTTGCCGCAGGCGCGCGCGCGTTCGATCAGCGCTTCCATCAAGCGCGGGCCCAGGCCCTTGCCGCGTTGGTCGTTGCGCACGTACACCGAGTGTTCGACGCTGTAGCGGAAGCCCTCGAACGGGCGCCAGTCGCCAAACGCGGCGTAGCCCGTGACTTCGCCGTTTTCCACCGCCACCAGGATCGGATACCCCAAAGCCTGGCGCGCGCTGAACCAGGCCTGACGGTTGGCCAGGTCCACCGGTTGTTCGTTCCAGATCGCCGTCGTGTTCAGCACCGCATCGTTGTAGATGTCGCGGATCGCAGGCAGGTCCTGCTCGGTTGCATCACGAATCATGGCCGGCCTCTTACGCAATGGGTTGGTGGACGGTGACCAGCTTGGTGCCGTCGGGGAAGGTGGCTTCTACCTGGATATCCGGGATCATTTCCGGGATACCTTCCATCACCTGCTCGCGGCTGAGCAGGGTGGTGCCGTAGTGCATCAGGTCGGCCACGGTGCGGCCGTCGCGGGCGCCTTCCATCAAGGCGGCGGAGATGTAGGCGATGGTTTCCGGGTAGTTGAGCTTCACCCCGCGCGCCAGGCGACGCTCGGCTACCAAACCGGCGGTGAAGATCAGCAGTTTATCTTTTTCCCGTGGGGTCAGGTCCATGGTTCAAGGTCTCTCTTAGACAGCATTCTTATCAACAATGGAGATCCAGTGTGGGATCTTCATGTGCTCCAGATTCTCGGTGATACCGCTTCCCTGCCTAATACGGCCGGGCGCAACACGCGCCATAAATCAATCAACCACCCCCGTGCCAGCAGCGCTTCGCTGGCCAAACAACGGGCCACCAGCAAGCCGGGCAATTGGGTGAGATCGCCACGCACCGCGTGGGGCAGGGCGCGGCAGGTTTCCAGTAATTCAGGGTCAATATCAGCGGTCAGCAACAGCGTGGCAAACACCGGTTGTCCGTCCAGGCCGATAGGTGAATCGAGCAAACCGTCGGCGCCCACAATGCGCTGGCGCTCATGCCAGAGCAACTGGCCGTCGCGGCGGATATCCAGGTGCGACTGGAAGTGGCCCAGGTCAAAACGCTCGCCACTGGCCGGGCGACCGAGGGCGACCACGTCCCAGTAGAACAGTCGCGCATCGCCTTGCAGCTCAATGCGCGTGGTGAGTTCGGCCTGGGCGGCGCTGAATACAATGGTTTCCTGGGGTAGCCATTCCAGCGTCGCGCCGGCTTCGACCCTGAGGTCGAGCTGCTGAAACGCCGGCCCGTTGGCGCGGTACCACTTGGCCGCGCCGGGGCTGGTCAACTGTGCCCAGGCACCGGCACCGACGTGGGCGCTGATGTCCAGGCGATCGCCACCGGCAATCCCGCCCGGCGGGTGCACGATGATGTGCTGGCACACCTCGGGGCCTTCGGCATACAGGTGTTTTTGCACGCGCAGCGGGCCGAGGTGGCGACGCATCACCGGGCGCGTGGTGTCGCCGAAACGCGCGTAGCCGAGTTCCAGCTCGGCGTGCCAGCTGGGGGTGAACAGGGCGGAAGTAAGGGGCAGGTTCATGTTGTGCGCTTATCGTCAGGACGCTACAGGTTAGATCGTAACCAGGCCGCGTACACCCTCGCTTTCCATATTTTCACCACGGCCCTGCTGCACGATTTCACCCCGGGACATCACCAGGTATTGATCGGCCAGTTCCGCGGCAAAGTCGTAGAACTGCTCGACCAGCAGGATTGCCATATCGCCACGCTCAGCGAGTTTCTTGATCACCGCGCCGATCTCCTTGATCACCGACGGCTGGATGCCTTCGGTGGGCTCATCGAGGATCAACAGGCGCGGACGGCTGGCCAGGGCCCGGCCGATGGCGAGCTGTTGTTGCTGGCCGCCGGACAGGTCACCGCCACGGCGATGCTTCATTTGCAGCAACACCGGGAACAATTCGTAGATGAAGGCGGGCACTTCCTTGGCTTCTGAGCCCGGAAAACGCGAGAGCCCCATCAGCAGGTTTTCTTCCACGGTCAGCCGACCAAAAATCTCCCGGCCCTGGGGCACGTAGGCAATCCCGGCATGCACGCGCTGATGCGGCTTGAACCCGGTGATGGCCTTGCCTTCCCAATTCACCACGCCTTCCTTGGAGGGCAGCAGACCCATCAGGCATTTGAGCAGGGTGGTCTTGCCTACGCCGTTACGGCCGAGCAGGCAGGTGACTTCGCCGACTTTCACATCAAAGGACAGCCCGCGCAGGATGTGGCTACCGCCGTAATACTGGTGCAACTTATCGACTTGCAGCATATTCAACTCTCCTCAGCGACCGAGATAGACCTCGATCACCCGCTCATTTTCCTGCACCTGCTCCAGCGACCCTTCGGCCAGCACGCTGCCTTGGTGCAACACGGTCACGTGGTCGGCAATCGAGCCGACAAACCCCATGTCATGTTCCACCACCATCAGCGAGTGCTTGCCCGCCAGGCGCTTGAACAGTTCGGCGGTGAATTCGGTTTCGGCGTCGGTCATGCCCGCTACCGGCTCGTCCAACAGCAGCAGTTGCGGGTCTTGCATCAGGAGCATGCCGATCTCCAGGAACTGCTTCTGGCCGTGGGACAGCAAGCCGGCCGGGCGCTGTGCCGAAGCGATGAGACGAATGGTGTCGAGCACTTCATCGATACGGTCCTTCTGCTCACCGCTCAGGCGTGCGCGCAGGCTGGCCCACACCGATTTATCGGTCTTCTGCGCCAGCTCCAGGTTTTCAAACACGCTCAGGGCTTCGAATACCGTGGGCTTCTGGAACTTGCGCCCAATGCCAGCCTGGGCGATCTGCACTTCGCTCATACCGGTGAGGTCGAGGTTTTCGCCAAACCAGGCGGTGCCATGGCTGGGGCGAGTCTTGCCGGTGATCACGTCCATCAGCGTGGTCTTGCCCGCGCCGTTGGGGCCGATGATGCAGCGCAATTCGCCGACGCCGATGTACAGGTTCAAATCGTTGAGTGCCTTGAATCCATCGAAGCTGACGCTGATGTCTTCCAGGGTCAGGATGGTGCCGTGGCGGGTGTTCAGGCCCTTGCCGGCGGCCTGGCCAATGCCGATGGCATCGCGGCCGCTGCCTGCGTCGAAAATAGGTTCAAGCATGACGTTCCTCATTTCTTCAGCAGACCGATAACGCCCTTGGGCAGGTACAGGGTGACGATGATGAACAGCGCCCCGAGGAAGAACAGCCAATATTCCGGGAAGGCCACGGTGAACCAGCTCTTCATGCCATTCACCACCCCTGCGCCCAGCAGCGGGCCGATCAACGTCCCTCGCCCGCCCAAGGCCACCCACACCGCCGCTTCAATCGAGTTGGTCGGCGACATTTCACTGGGGTTGATGATGCCCACTTGTGGCACATACAGCGCCCCGGCCAACCCACACAACACCGCGCTCAACACCCACACGAACAGCTTGAAGCCACGTGGGTCGTAGCCGCAGAACATCAGGCGGTTCTCGGCGTCGCGCAAGGCGGTCAGCACCCGACCGAACTTGCTCTTGGCCAGGCGCCAGCCGATGTACAGGCTCGCCACCAGCAGCAGCACCGTTGCCACAAACAACACTGCCCGCGTGCCCGGCTCGGTAATCCCAAAGCCGAGAATGCTGCGGAAATTGGTGAAGCCGTTGTTGCCGCCAAAACCAGTCTCGTTGCGGAAAAACAGGAGCATCCCGGCGAAGGTCAGGGCCTGGGTCATGATCGAGAAATACACGCCCTTGATCCGCGAGCGGAAGGCGAAGAAACCAAAGACCAGTGCCAGCAGACCAGGCGCCAGCACCACCAGGCACATGGCCCAGAGGAAGTGCTCGGTGCCGACCCAGTACCAGGGCAATTCCGTCCACGAGAGGAAGGTCATGAACGCCGGCAACTCATCGCCGGACGCCTGGCGCATCAAGTACATGCCCATCGCATAGCCGCCCAGGGCAAAGAACAAACCGTGGCCGAGAGACAACATACCGGCATAGCCCCACACCAGGTCCAGCGCGAGGGCGACGATGGCGTAGCAGAGGATCTTGCCCACCAGCGTCAGGGTGTAGGCCGACACATGCAGCGGGTTTTCCGGTGACAGCAAGGAACACAACGGCAGCGCCAGCAGCAGGATCAGGATCACTGCGCCGACGGCAATCGTCACCTTGGGGCCGGCCTTTTGCGCGGCCGTAAGCATCAATGGCTGGTTCATCAGTCGATCACCCGTCCTTTCAGTGCGAAGAGTCCCTGCGGGCGTTTCTGGATAAACAGAATGATCAGCGCGAGGATCAGGATTTTGCCGAGCACGGCACCGATCTGTGGTTCCAGAATCTTGTTGGCGATGCCCAGCCCGAAGGCGGCCATGACACTCCCGGCCAACTGGCCGACGCCGCCGAGCACCACGACGAGGAACGAGTCGATGATGTAGCTCTGGCCCAGGTCCGGGCCGACGTTGCCGATCTGACTCAGCGCCACACCGCCCAACCCGGCAATGCCGGAACCCAGGCCAAACGCGAGCATGTCCACGCGGCCTGTCGGTACGCCGCAGCACGCGGCCATGTTGCGGTTCTGGGTCACGGCACGCACGTTGAGGCCCAGGCGAGTCTTGTTCAGCAGCAGCCAGGTCAGCACCACCACGCACAATGCGAAAGCGATGATCACAATGCGGTTGTACGGCAGCACGAGGTTGGGCAGCACTTGAATCCCGCCCGACAGCCATTCGGGGTTGGACACTTCGACGTTCTGCGCGCCGAACACCAGGCGCACCAACTGGATCAGCATCAGGCTGATGCCCCAGGTGGCCAGCAGGGTTTCCAGCGGCCGACCGTACAGGTGACGAATCACCGTGCGCTCCAGCGCCATGCCGATGGCAGCGGTGACAAAAAACGCCACCGGCAGCGCGATCAGCGGGTAGAACTCAATGGCTTGCGGCACGTAGCGCTGCATCAGCATTTGCACCACATACGTGGAGTAGGCGCCGAGCATCAGCATCTCGCCGTGGGCCATATTGATCACGCCGAGCAGGCCGAAGGTGATCGCCAGGCCCAGGGCCGCCAGCAACAGAATCGAGCCCAGGGACATGCCGCTGAAGGCCTGGCCGAGGAGCTCGCCGACCATCAACTTGCGTTTGACCTGGGCCAGGCTGGTTTCGGCGGCGGTGTGCACGGCGGCATCGGTTTCGACGCCTGGTGCCAGCAGCGCCTCAAGGCGGGTGCGGGCCAGTGGGTCGCCGGTGTTGCCGAGTAAGCGCACAGCGGCAAGGCGCACCACGGGATCAGGGTCGACCAGTTGCAGATTGGCCAACGCCAGGCTGAGTGCCGTGTGCACGTCCTCATCTGTTTCGGCGGCGACCTGCTGGTCGAGGAATTTCAGCTGCGCAGGTTGCGCGCTTTTTTGCAGGGTTTGCGCGGCGGCGAGGCGCACCTTGGGGTCGGCGGCGAGCAGTTGCTGGCTGGCCCGTACGTTGTCGATCAAGCCGCGCAGACGGTTGTTCAGGCGGACGGTTTTGGTCTCGCCGTTGACGGTGAGTTGGCCTTGTTGCAAGGCGTCCACCAACTCGATACGCGCCGGGTCAGGCTGCGCAGCCCAGTCCTGCAGGAGCTTGGCTTGTTGGGTCGGGTTGGCAGACAGGAAGTCTTCGGCGTCGCTGGCGTGTGCGGCGAAAGGCAGCAACAGCAGGGTAGCCAGGATGAAGCGGTAGAAGGCAGTGGGCATATTCGTGGGCCTTGCTCGAACTAATGTGGGAGCCTGGCTTGCCTGCGATAGCGGTACATCAGACAAACCGAGTCGTCTGCATCGCAGGCAAGCCAGCTCCCACAGGGTGTGTGTCTGCACTCAAGTGCCGACACCCCTCGGATCAGTTGCTCTTCACGGCATAATCCGGCTTCTTGTCATTCCCCGGAATGTACGGGCTCCACGGCTGCGCCCGGATCGGTTCCTGGGTCTGCCACACCACCGAGAACTGCCCGTCAGCCTGGATCTCGCCGATCATCACTGGCTTGTGCAGGTGATGGTTGGTCTTGTCCATGGTCAGGGTGAAGCCGGACGGCGCAGCAAAGGTCTGCCCGGCCAGTGCTTCACGCACTTTGTCGACGTCGGTGGACTTGGCTTTTTCAGCCGCCTGCGCCCACATATGGATGCCCACGTAGGTGGCTTCCATCGGGTCGTTGGTCACGGCTTTGTCGGCGCCCGGCAGGTTGTGTTTCTTCGCGTAGGCTTTCCAGTCGGCGACAAATTTCTTGTTGACCGGGTTCTCCACCGACTGGAAGTAGTTCCAGGCAGCGAGGTTGCCCACCAGCGGCTTGGTGTCGATGCCGCGCAGTTCTTCTTCACCCACCGAGAACGCCACCACGGGTACGTCGGTGGCTTTCAAACCCTGGTTGGCCAGTTCCTTATAGAACGGCACGTTGGAGTCGCCGTTTACGGTGGAGATCACAGCGGTCTTGCCGCCCGCCGAGAATTTTTTGATGTTGGCCACGATGGTTTGGTAATCGGCATGGCCGAACGGGGTGTAGACCTCTTCGATATCTTTATCCGCTACGCCTTTGGAATGCAGGAACGAGCGCAGGATTTTATTGGTGGTGCGTGGGTACACGTAGTCGGTGCCCAGCAGGAAGAAGCGTTTGGCGCTGCCGCCTTCTTCGCTCATTAGGTATTCCACTGCCGGAATCGCCTGCTGGTTCGGCGCCGCACCGGTATAGAACACGTTTGGCGACATCTCTTCGCCCTCGTATTGAACCGGGTAGAACAGCAGGCCGTTGAGCTCTTCGAACACCGGCAATACCGATTTACGCGACACCGAGGTCCAGCAACCGAACACCACGGCGACCTTGTCCTGGGTCAGCAACTGTCGGCCTTTCTCGGCGAACAGCGGCCAGTTCGACGCCGGGTCGACGACCACAGGTTCGAGCATCTTTCCGTTTACCCCACCCTTGGCGTTGATCTCGTCGATGGTCATCAATGCCATGTCTTTGAGCGACGTTTCGGAGATCGCCATGGTGCCGGACAGCGAATGCAGGATGCCGACCTTGATGGTCTCGGCAGCCTGGATCGTCCAGGTCATGCCCATGGCGGCGATGGATGCCGAAAGAGTGAAAGCCTTGATCAAGCTGCGACGCTTCATGGTGCGATCTCCGTGACCGATATTTTTATGGGTGGCAGATGAGGGACGTTGCAGAGGTGATAGCAAGGGGTGTGCCGAAGTCGCAAAAGCCTTGAACAGATGGCGTGGCGGGGTAGCGCAAGGTTGCTAGCGCACCAATGTGGCTCCCGGTTGCAGCGGGTGGGCACGGGTCTGTGCCGTAATGGTGCGTGCTGCCAACGCCGGACAACGGTGAGCGCTGATCCCGCAGGCTACTTATCTACCGATTGAAAGACGCGCCCCGCCCTAAGAATGAGGGGCCGGGCGCTATGCCCAGGCATTCTTTCAAGGAGTTGAAATGGCTATCAGATTGTCACGTGAAGAACGCGCTGCGAGTTCGAACCGGGGGGCGGCCAAGCTGCCGCCGCTGAGCCCTGCGTTTGTGAATGAAGCGGACGCCGCCTACTGGGCACACCAGGCAATCGGCGACCGGCGCGATGTCGAGTACGGTGGGGTGATTGTGCGCAGTTCCGCCGGTGACTATTTCGCGACCCAGCCGGTGGCGGGGGCGGGTATGCAGTTTGATCTGCGCGCGGTATTGGGCATCAGCGCCGATGGCTACTATCTTCAGCCAGCGGGCTATACCTGTGTCGCCAGCTACCACTCACACCCTGCGCAGCATGAGTTGATTCTCCAAAGAAACGCCAGTTTTGATGAGCGCATGGCCAAAGCGTTTCTGGGTTTTTTGTCTAGCACGGACTTTTACCGGGATGTGCATGATCGCGACTTTTTCCCATCGTCCTACTTGTCCGGGCCGGATGGCTCGCTGATCCGCCATACCCCCTCCGGTACGCCGGCAGAATTCAGTTTTGCCTTGTGGGTGCAGGCTGGGAAGCCGCCCAATAGCCCGGTGGGGGTGTATGGCGGGTTTGATGAGTTCGTCAAAAAAATAGCCACGTTCGGCTCCTTGAGCTTGATTGTGCCCACCGCGTTGTGGGGCGGCTCCGTTGGCCGAGTACCGGCCGATTGGGTGGTATTCGAACCTTTTTCGTCGTCAGCGCTGACCGAGCAGCCACTGTTCACTGCCGTCTTTGCCCAGGCGCCGTTGGCGCTGGCGGCAGCGCTCTCTTCACCGTCGGCACAGCCTACGGAGCCGCGCGTTGGCGTTGTGCTCAAGCACATCAGCGAAGACCGTTTTATCGCGACCATCGCGTCGCCCAAGCGTGAGCCTTTGTTTGCGCTGGATGCATTGTTTCCAAAGGGGCCTGGCGGCGTGTTGGTGTTGCCTGCCCAGTATCGTCTGGAGGCCATTTACTTCAAAGACTGGTACGAGAAGGATGCCGTGGCGGCGAAAGAGCGCTGGCTGGCCAGCGCGTTCTTTTCTCCTGCACAAGTGGTGGCCGCTATTCGTCAGGGGCAAAGTACGCTGGCCCTGCAAAACCCCAGCCGCGGTCTTGACCTCTACATGCGTGCCCATGACGACGCGTTGCTCAAGCTCAAGGTGCCGTCGACAGCACTGGTCACCGAGCTGTTCAAGCCAGATAGCGACGGCCTAATCAGTGACAACGGCGCCCAGGCTGCACTGGTCGCCGGTACGCTGACACCGCGCAACTATTTACGCAGGGTGATCCAAGCCACTGAGCTGTGGGTGGTGCAGGCGGGTAACTTATGGCGTGATGTTGGGCGCGTGGATACGCACTCGCCGCTGTTGGCCCCGAAGTATCCGCAGGCCTTTGGGCGCTCGTTTCTCAGCGCTCGTGATGCGGCTCTGCACGCCCATGAACAAATCGGCAGCCGACGCAGCCTCTATTACGGCGGGTATGTGCTCAAGGGGGCAGACGGCCGTTTCGTGGTCACGCCGCCCCTGCAAAGCATGGGACATCCGTTTTCGTCCACGCTGTTTTTTCCCGTGGGTGACCAAGGGGCGCTGATCCCGATGGAGGATTATGAGCTGCACGCACGCTACGGCTCGCATACGGCGCTGTCGATGGTCCATCCGAACTGGGTCATGCAACGTGGCTGGACGCAGGAAGAAGCGCTGATCAACCTGCAAGTGTTTTCCGATGACGAGATGTACTCGATCATCTCGGATGAACGGGTGGCCTACCTGTCCGGGGCGCAGGATTGTTTGTTGGAGTACGCGCCGACCAATTCGCCTCAGGAACAGTTGCTGCTGGCCAATATTGGCCCTCCGGCCGGGGAGAACCGACTCGGGCGGCGACTCGATCGCGGTGTGATCAGGCCGGCTGATTGGGTGCGGCGACTGGCGGTTGCAGGGGAGTTCAAAATCATCCAGGGCAACACGTTGTGGGGCCCACGTGGGGTTGTCTACAGTGATTGGTCGCCTAACTTCACCTATGCACCCAGGTTCGGACCACTCGATTACGTCCTCTATAGTGCGGTGTTCTCCAGTGGCGATGATGCTGCGCGTAACCTGCATGCGCGTTTGCAGGAACGCACAGTTCCCGAGCCGGCCTGCTATGCGTACATCCTTAAGCATAAAGACCTGCCGCAGTACATTGCGACCGAAGCGGTGGGCGCCGTCAACGCAGGTGCGCTGTTTGAGTTCAATCGCTTGTTCGCTCGCAACCTACGTAATGAACCGATATTGCCCGAGGGCTATGAGATGCACGCCTTGTTCCGGTCGCAGCATTGGTCGCCGCCGTGGCTGAAGGGGGCGAATGCGTGGTTGACGCAGTATTTTGTTACGCCGGAAGTGTTGCTGGTCGCGTTGACCGAAGGCCTGCGCGGTAGAGCGCAGAGTCTGCCGGTTTACTTTTCCAACCTTGACGGTGCGCTTTTGCGCTATCAGCCATCATTGATCGACGTGAAAGCCGGAGGCCTGGCGGACAACGTGCTGGGGATCGCAAGCACGCAGTTGGAGTCCGGCAAGAAAACGGCGTTGGAGTTTGTTCAGGAATGGATCGCCAAGGGCATGCTTTACGTGGTGCGCGGCAGTCAGCTCTGGGATAGGAGCGGGCAGGTCAAGCCGACGTGGAGTGGCTATGAAACGCTGACGC
Encoded proteins:
- a CDS encoding urease subunit beta, with the translated sequence MIPGEYQIQPGEIELNVGRRTVTLGVANSGDRPIQVGSHYHFFETNDALTFDRAASRGMRLNIPAGTAVRFEPGQSREVELVDLSGGRRVFGFAGRIMGDL
- a CDS encoding GNAT family N-acetyltransferase, translating into MNAAQLRRVHAESFAHYRLGLIELLLDAVKHGASVGFMADFDEAQARAYLNGVQASIEDASLLLWVVVRDEEVIASVQLALCQKANGLNRAEVQKLLVHSRARRHGLGQQLMNALELAARQHKRGLLYLDTEAGSGAEAFYQSLRYIKVGELPDYCQSPDGRYSPTAIYFKTLGQPA
- a CDS encoding GNAT family N-acetyltransferase, producing MIRDATEQDLPAIRDIYNDAVLNTTAIWNEQPVDLANRQAWFSARQALGYPILVAVENGEVTGYAAFGDWRPFEGFRYSVEHSVYVRNDQRGKGLGPRLMEALIERARACGKHVMVAAIESGNQASIRLHERLGFITTGQMPRVGIKFGRWLDLTFMQLALNPGAEPPQE
- the ureA gene encoding urease subunit gamma, giving the protein MDLTPREKDKLLIFTAGLVAERRLARGVKLNYPETIAYISAALMEGARDGRTVADLMHYGTTLLSREQVMEGIPEMIPDIQVEATFPDGTKLVTVHQPIA
- a CDS encoding urease accessory protein UreD, which encodes MNLPLTSALFTPSWHAELELGYARFGDTTRPVMRRHLGPLRVQKHLYAEGPEVCQHIIVHPPGGIAGGDRLDISAHVGAGAWAQLTSPGAAKWYRANGPAFQQLDLRVEAGATLEWLPQETIVFSAAQAELTTRIELQGDARLFYWDVVALGRPASGERFDLGHFQSHLDIRRDGQLLWHERQRIVGADGLLDSPIGLDGQPVFATLLLTADIDPELLETCRALPHAVRGDLTQLPGLLVARCLASEALLARGWLIDLWRVLRPAVLGREAVSPRIWST
- the urtE gene encoding urea ABC transporter ATP-binding subunit UrtE, whose product is MLQVDKLHQYYGGSHILRGLSFDVKVGEVTCLLGRNGVGKTTLLKCLMGLLPSKEGVVNWEGKAITGFKPHQRVHAGIAYVPQGREIFGRLTVEENLLMGLSRFPGSEAKEVPAFIYELFPVLLQMKHRRGGDLSGGQQQQLAIGRALASRPRLLILDEPTEGIQPSVIKEIGAVIKKLAERGDMAILLVEQFYDFAAELADQYLVMSRGEIVQQGRGENMESEGVRGLVTI
- the urtD gene encoding urea ABC transporter ATP-binding protein UrtD translates to MRNVMLEPIFDAGSGRDAIGIGQAAGKGLNTRHGTILTLEDISVSFDGFKALNDLNLYIGVGELRCIIGPNGAGKTTLMDVITGKTRPSHGTAWFGENLDLTGMSEVQIAQAGIGRKFQKPTVFEALSVFENLELAQKTDKSVWASLRARLSGEQKDRIDEVLDTIRLIASAQRPAGLLSHGQKQFLEIGMLLMQDPQLLLLDEPVAGMTDAETEFTAELFKRLAGKHSLMVVEHDMGFVGSIADHVTVLHQGSVLAEGSLEQVQENERVIEVYLGR
- the urtC gene encoding urea ABC transporter permease subunit UrtC, which gives rise to MNQPLMLTAAQKAGPKVTIAVGAVILILLLALPLCSLLSPENPLHVSAYTLTLVGKILCYAIVALALDLVWGYAGMLSLGHGLFFALGGYAMGMYLMRQASGDELPAFMTFLSWTELPWYWVGTEHFLWAMCLVVLAPGLLALVFGFFAFRSRIKGVYFSIMTQALTFAGMLLFFRNETGFGGNNGFTNFRSILGFGITEPGTRAVLFVATVLLLVASLYIGWRLAKSKFGRVLTALRDAENRLMFCGYDPRGFKLFVWVLSAVLCGLAGALYVPQVGIINPSEMSPTNSIEAAVWVALGGRGTLIGPLLGAGVVNGMKSWFTVAFPEYWLFFLGALFIIVTLYLPKGVIGLLKK
- the urtB gene encoding urea ABC transporter permease subunit UrtB, giving the protein MPTAFYRFILATLLLLPFAAHASDAEDFLSANPTQQAKLLQDWAAQPDPARIELVDALQQGQLTVNGETKTVRLNNRLRGLIDNVRASQQLLAADPKVRLAAAQTLQKSAQPAQLKFLDQQVAAETDEDVHTALSLALANLQLVDPDPVVRLAAVRLLGNTGDPLARTRLEALLAPGVETDAAVHTAAETSLAQVKRKLMVGELLGQAFSGMSLGSILLLAALGLAITFGLLGVINMAHGEMLMLGAYSTYVVQMLMQRYVPQAIEFYPLIALPVAFFVTAAIGMALERTVIRHLYGRPLETLLATWGISLMLIQLVRLVFGAQNVEVSNPEWLSGGIQVLPNLVLPYNRIVIIAFALCVVVLTWLLLNKTRLGLNVRAVTQNRNMAACCGVPTGRVDMLAFGLGSGIAGLGGVALSQIGNVGPDLGQSYIIDSFLVVVLGGVGQLAGSVMAAFGLGIANKILEPQIGAVLGKILILALIILFIQKRPQGLFALKGRVID
- the urtA gene encoding urea ABC transporter substrate-binding protein; protein product: MKRRSLIKAFTLSASIAAMGMTWTIQAAETIKVGILHSLSGTMAISETSLKDMALMTIDEINAKGGVNGKMLEPVVVDPASNWPLFAEKGRQLLTQDKVAVVFGCWTSVSRKSVLPVFEELNGLLFYPVQYEGEEMSPNVFYTGAAPNQQAIPAVEYLMSEEGGSAKRFFLLGTDYVYPRTTNKILRSFLHSKGVADKDIEEVYTPFGHADYQTIVANIKKFSAGGKTAVISTVNGDSNVPFYKELANQGLKATDVPVVAFSVGEEELRGIDTKPLVGNLAAWNYFQSVENPVNKKFVADWKAYAKKHNLPGADKAVTNDPMEATYVGIHMWAQAAEKAKSTDVDKVREALAGQTFAAPSGFTLTMDKTNHHLHKPVMIGEIQADGQFSVVWQTQEPIRAQPWSPYIPGNDKKPDYAVKSN